ACCGATGCACTTGGATAGGAATTTTCAAGATATGCTGcaagaaaatttataatcttAATCTGTTTACCATGGTAAATATTTGTTAagacgtgttttttttttatgaatgtatataaaaaaaattgtcaaaccATGTACTTAAATTTGTGTTTGTATTGTTTTCTCTATCCTGTACTTTATGTTGTGTTTTTCAAGTAGATGATTCTTGTGTGAGAGTTTTCTTCAATATTGATATCAGAgctaatgatatattttttttatcagtgaaaataaaaaaatatcaaaatatttacaacaatttatatatccttatttaatcaattgaaataGATCCCTTGACCAAGTTAATGGTATATGTAACTAAGTGGCATGGATGAGGCCAGAGTTATATATTAGAGGGAGTCGACGAGGCCAACaactataagaattaaatttaacaaatatataagtattatatttttaaatgatcaaataacatgtaataaaaaatatatttgaaaaaaatgtcttttttgtGATTTATATTAAGAGGAAAATACTATTTAACttatctaaaaaagaaaaagaatataattaattttacaataaatattataaaaaaagaataaaatattttatcaaaaaacaGAGATGaggcaaataaaattaaaatatccttATTTTGCGAAGTTGTTATGTCTTGTAATCCATAATATTCTACGCCTATGCCTGGTTTTGATTGACATTTATAGTTTACGAAATTCATGTactccaaaatttaaaaatatggcATAAGATACAGTTGTGTAATTACTGCatctatttttattgttaaaaaaggCCTCTGGTATGAGAAATACTAGGACATGCATCATGCATGTAGCAAAATGCGTATAGTGTTTTATGCACAAGTATTGAACAATAAATTAGTAAGAAATCAAAGGGCACTCAACCTATTTTCCACAtaccaaacaaaagaaaatgtaataaataatggcTGGCTAGATGAGGCAATAAGCAATAAATGAAAAAACGTACGTATGCTCACTTAAACAATAATAGTAATATCACAGCGGTACCCAACCAATTGCAGATCGATCCCACGTGAATCAACTGACTCTTGCATGTGCTTAACAAACTGATCCTTGCAGCAGTTAACGTACTCTAAATTAATttggttatttatatttatgtaggTCTTGTAGCTAACTCTCTTGAGTGTTCACAACTTTATTTACAACCTTTTTTGCACACCATTTTTCTATGCtgcccttttttcttttaatttacagGTTTTCTATGCTCTCTTAACAACCTCATATATTTCCACCTTcatttctcttgcatctcttttttcactcttGTTAGTCtcgttatttctttttttttttatcatatttttttcctatcGCCTTTAATACATCTCAAGTAATTGtcaatttctttttctattcataTTGACACCTTGTTCtatttatttctctcttcactTGTCTATTCATCACCAACCAAAGAATTACATAgataaaataattgtaatagctaccaagatttatttttttggaaaatatttttagtagtgttagaaaaatctttagaaataaaataatccgTGAAACTAAATTCAAGAATCGATTATGCGTAGAAAATGTGTTAGTGTCTCATGACATCTTTCCAAAGAtaattactattaattaaatgtgcaaaattagattaaatttaaaaataattattttactcctttaaataaataaatgactttaatttatatggtttgattatatataagtagaacGAAAAATAAATGGCATGACAGTTTGATTCTTTTGCTCCTACGTGTCTTCTGTACATTGGAAAACTCAAAAGTCACATaagttctttaaaaaatatttataattaatctggttttatttaagtattatttttttgaaaaaacaaaaatataaattttaaaatggtgGGAGATTGTATTGtcttcatgataacaaaaagGGATCCAAAATGATTAGCaataacatcttttttttttataaagtatttAACGAATAGCAAGATCTTTGCAGTAACCAAACAATTAGAAGAAGATTTGAAATGGTTATCACCAAcaagttgttttttgttttctagtttGATAGGTATAAGGATGTAAGACAGgtaccacacattgatataaatttaaatggCAGAAAGCAATTGTATTAGGATTTGATAGAAAAGTAAAATGCAATAATGTAAAGAATGTGTGTGGGGTAAGTGCCTTGATAATTGATAGAAGATTGAATTGCATACGTAACAGAAATATTTTCTGGACATCCCATGTGTTATTATCTACATCtagtagaaagaaagaaaaaatagaaaaaagtgataaatataataaatatttgatttgatagcaaaagagagagaacaaaacaaaagaaggggtgtttaaaatagtattttaaaaactgtACCAGATTAGTTGGTAAATTCGATGGAAACACTAGTTCAATTTTCTAAGAGGATCGAAAATGAATCAAAACCAGTGTGACTTGGGTTGAAATGAGTGAATCTTTGGTTGAATTAGGTATTgcttttttcagaaaaaatatgaaaattctgttatttttttgtgaattttttgattatttttaagacattagagatttgtttgtgtttgaaaaTTACTTATGGACTTGTATTGAGATAAATATTGATTGTTATTTGAGATATTAGgtattttataataatgatcattttaaatatttagaatattgaatgattaaattatgataattacttatttttttttatttttttgatatatACTGAGTCAAACCGATTTAACTAATAAAACTCCAAGTTGCTTAGTAACTCATTAATCGTGTGTCTTGATCGGTTTGATTATCGGTCCCTTCCTTAAaacattactttaaaatattcaGGGTTTCTAAGTATAATACTCTAAATATAAAGGTGCCGAGAATAGATAAGTAAATTACAGAAACTAAATGGTGTCAAATAGGTACTAAGATTTGATAGAAAAGTTGACAAGAGTGTGAATAATTTTgttcttccttttctctttgcttcaatatataataagtgtagtataattatatatattacaacCTTTAGTGTAAGCATGATACTTGTTTTAAACAAttctctccttttctttttcttctgtaTTTCAACGCTACCATGAGTTGAGTGGAATAGATGCAAACACTACCCTAACCTCTAACCTGGAGGTGATCCTTGTTCAGGtgcatttgaaaaagaaaaatcttatttttaatctaaagAGTAAACAGGGGATATAATATGCTTAAAATGACCATAcataatttcaaataattacTGCTTATTTCAAAAGTTTAATTACTGCTTTTCctatgagaataaaaaaagtaatcatacaatcatatatatacatgatcaaaattatttttttagtaacatgattattttaaaaaaatcacaacattttaaaaaacttataagaCAATGAGTCTTTATTTTgggttattattataaatgagAACTATAAATCTAGATCATTTGATCATATATAGATGATTAAGATTAAGTTAGATAACGATCacataaacatttaaataagtcatgtgcatttttcttttaattttgttctttcaaatttgatataatgatttatatttacAACTCTAATTTCTGACCGGAGGaatgttaaaaataacaaataacaacacACTTTTTGACATATTCCTTTTAACACACTTTTTTAGTAGATAAAAATTTATAGTAAGATCACAcaattttgtagttttttttaacaaagttCAACTAAGCAATAGAGAGTATATTAAATAACATGAAGAAATTATTGATGCTCTTTTGCAATCACAtgtgcatgaaaaaaaaagtagagaatatattaaaaaaggcGTTAACTAACATTTCTCTTTATCACCTTTACGATGTTTTCACAAGtcaaaaatattagttttctATCTCTATATATACAATACTTCTTTTgtaattacttaattataaatACTCGTGCCACTTATTTAAGTAGATAATATATTTTCGCCAATCATAGGAGATATTGCATATgtagaaaactaaaataaaaatcgaACAAcccctttcatttattttttctcttgtttctcAACTATCGAAATAAACGACCTGTTGGAAACTTGGTTCATTCTATAAAAGTAATCCTGCCTCTCCATTTATTCAGGTTTTCGACATGTAATGATGGCAAACTTAATTAGATCTTTCTTGTATCCCTCTATCATCAATGGCATAGCCAAAGCTCCTTTTATCGTTTTTTGTCCTGACCAAAAAGtaacaaaaccaaaatcaacaagTTCAACAAGTCGTTTAATTTCTAGTCCAGgccaaaataataacaaagcaTGCACTAACAAGAAATTCTGCAAGGAAATGCAAAAGTCCACCTTGGTAGCCGatatataattttggtttaattattcatttttgcATGTAATttcatcattatattttttaatttctataattttaaagtaaatttttagttcttatagtttacattttaattcatttttaatccttataatttaaaagtggtttttttattccttataatttatattttaattttttttagtttctatagtttaaaaattatctttttagtctctatactttatattttaatttccttttagtccgtattatcaaaatatgagtaatataatcaattagagttaactataaaaatattaacaagtcatttgtaattaatttatcgtaagataatttgtaataaaagaatagttgataatttataactaatttgtaactaattatttttatattttttttagtaaggactaaaagataattaaaatataaattatagaaattaaagaaatcacttaattatagagattaaaagagaattaaaatacaaactataaggactaaaaataccatttttaaattgtaggaactaaaagagaattaaaatgtaaatcataaggactaaaaaacaCACTTTCAAttatagagattaaaagatACGAATCGTGaaactataaagactaaaatgtacaaattataaaactatagagaccaaatgaataatttaacatataacTTTTCTATGATTCAAAAAAGTTGATCCGTGCATATAGCAAAGTCTTAAAAGAAGATCTAAGTCCATTTTAATTTTGCCTTCATTCTTAAGAGTGAATAACTTGAACATTCTTtccttttacttaattattacatattttcttattttgtaagCATTGTTTTGTAATTGTAAACCTTTTTTATCCCTCTTTAATTACTTATTCATTCAACGAAAGTTTTTACATGATTTCTTTAgtcaatgttaatttttttttttttatcaatcttaGAGCATAATGGGATATTGAGATATTTAAAAATCACcaataaaataatcttttaccgattaaaccaatttttttaaaattttcaaaactgGAAGTTTCAAAtgccttatttttattttaatttagttttttttatcaacagtAAATAGTTATCTatcatttaaatcaatttttttaatttacatacTTTATACTTTACTGGTATTTTAAAATAGTCATACTCCCAAACTTGAATGGACTTAATTATTCAGAGAGTGACAAGCCTAAACTCTTATTAATCCTTGCGCCAGAGATGAAGACTGAGTTTTTCATTAGTCATTAGGCCTTTTTTATGCTTGCTTGATTGCTTCACTTAAGATATATTTGCGAGTGAaactttagaagaaaaaaagggaaagacaatttatttaaaaatcaattatgaGAGTTTTATgatgttattagaaataaacCAAAAGTAAggatattaaatttatgttaatttactaattttttaactttaaaaattaaaaaattggcctcctcttcttttcccttaaaaatttaaactaccAAACATACTCAAGTCAAGTAGCATAGCTAAGATGAAAGGAATATTTGACAGAAGTGGAAATAGAAGGAATGTAGGATAAAGTTTCTATGACTGTCCTCTCATTTTCACTCATAATCCTCATCAAGTAATTTGATtgaatcatttatatatataaaagatattttcttgtaAATATCATGCACCCTGTCTCTGACTCTGTTgcatatttttatctatttcgcTGAACATGAAGACTACGTTCTTAGTTGTAAAGGGTTATCTAGTGTGGAAATAATGATCAGTGACATAagacttgcaagttgcaatagAAGATGGGGGGGTTTGTTTTTGAAATGCAATATAAATTCCAAGCTTACCACTGCTCAAGAGTGAAGTTAGACCCTTCCATGTGAAGGCTGAGCGTATCACTGCTGGCCAAAATGGAGCAACAAAGCGAGACCAATCTTCTGACTTGATGTCCTACATAGCAAGCAAGTTAACATAGCAACAAAACTTCAACTATCTACACacaaaaattcaacaaaacttAAACAatcattatataaatatatatatatatatataatgagacAGCACTTAGGCATATTGAATACCTGAAGTGACAGGGATTGGAGCAACTTAACATAATCAGAAGTTGAGCACCAGGCAGGGAGGTAATATGCATCGCAAATCTTCTTTAAGAGATCTTGCTCCCATGGATGTAAGGATTGTTCGTCAGGGCCAAGATCCCTGTGGCACCATGTTACTATTATTATAGTGGCACCTGGTGCTGCTACCCGAGCTAACTCTCCAACAAACTGTCATCAGTTGCACGTGTTGTGTGTGAAGCGGGAAACTGATGAGATGAGATTAAAGCGTACAAAATAGAAAGAGACATCAAAGTAAACCACACTTGAGAAAGTAAGTTTGGGTTTTAACTCAACACTACAAAATTGGTTTGTAAgttgaaaattgttttcaacTTATATAGTTTATATAGTCACTATCTATCTTTACATATGGGACTACAACATATCCAATTATTCCTCATGACTACTTTTTAAGTGGAACTTTTAATATATCCCTCTATTTAGGTGTGACCACACACAAAGggcaattaataattaatcaggTGCTAGAatttatttaacttaaaaaatgagTCGAATCTTATCACAAGTAATTAATATTGCAATaagagtaattaaattaaaaccttAGCTTTGTCAGGCATATGCTCTCCACTCTCCATGGACCACACCAGATCAAACTGGCCGTCAGAGAATGGTTGCTGTAGAGCGTCAGCAACCTGAAAGGAAACCTGCAATTACAGAAACATGAAAGCAAATATTATTATACTTGTATATTTATATAGTATTATATGCATAGATTCTATAGAAGTTATAAAGAACCTTGGAATGCGtaaatataaatactaaaaacatGTCGAGAAATGAAGACCTTATCAGCCAATCCTTGAGCAGCAGCAAGAGCATTTGCTCTTTGAGCTTGAACAGGACTCAGAGTGATGCCTACACTGGTTGCTCCAAATTTCTTGGCCAGGTATCTAGAGCTGCCACCTATGCCACACCCAACATCAACTATACTCTTGGGCCATTTACTACGCTCCTCTGACCAttcacaaacaaaaacaaaaacagatgAGAAAGGTAGTAACCACTTTCTAATCACTATATCTTAAAATCCAAATTACAACGATTCTTACTAATTACTCAATTAATCATACATAACAGTGTAACCATTCTGTGAGCATGTAACAAAGACAGTGGAAGCTACTCGGCTAGCATGAGTGGGAttgtagaaaatgaaaataccaGAAACAGAGGCAAAGCGAAGAGACTCTTGGATCATTCGGATCTGAGCAGCACGATGATCCGAAAGCGAAACAGTGGAATCCGAGTCATAAAAGCCATGGTGCATGTGGTCGCCCCAAATGTTCTCCCATAAGCCAGACGACTCGTCGTAAAACTCTGCGATTCCCTTCTGCAGCTTGTTCTTGTCATCCTTCTTCGGCTTCTGCTCCAATACTATCTCCCCTCTCTCCGAGCTCGCTGCCGATGCCCGAATAGGAGCCCACGACCTGGGTCCGACCCGGATTCTGGCGAAAGTGCGAGGGGATTGGGAACGGAACGTGTGGATGTGGATGCATGAGATTGTTGGGATCCTCACCACGGTGGCCATGTCACTCACGGGTGCCCAACCTTCAATAGTCAATTACTAATAAAGCAACCCAAAATCCAACGGTTGCTGTCTATagaaagaatatttattttggtttcatttttttttcatatttgatcCTCCAActattataatattatgatCTTGCTCATTCAATCAATCTTATGTTGAATATTTGTTTAACAgattttaaatatgataataaattacTTGCTTAACACATGATACTAccataatttaattatactcTTGGTTACTCGTGAaactttcatgtattttttttttattattacttcaAATTTTCAATAAGAAGTGATATCtacataattttatgattttaaatttttaatcaatttcactcaaattaaaaaatacactactactatagtaaaaaatattaaaaaaatgtttagtaacattttttttaaagcaaaggTTCTATTATTGTATATGCTTAGGCTGAGACGCTGAGTACAAGACCGTCAAGACGTACCTACCCACTTGAAAGTTGTCTAactaacatttcaaaatcatttgttactgacatttcttaatttttatcattaacttTTCCTCTTAAGTTGTGTAAAATAGAAGTACAAAGTATGAGGTATTCCAATTcataaatttaacttaattatttaaatcaagttaagaaaaaaaaaacttacttaaATCAGTGATATATAAATACCACGTGCCCTTAATCACTTTCTTACTTTAAAGGTCAAAATGATGAGTGTCATAGACTGTAGTTGTAGTCATTAAATGCTAatcatttctcttaaaattgAAATCCGAATTACTGAGTTGGAGTACAGTGATAGTAGTATCATTAACCAACACAATCTATATTGCTGGGCAAGGAATCCTTCGAGCACTTGAAAACAAAACAGGAGTGAGTAATGAGTATGAGCCATttagtattataaaaaaatattttagtaaaattaaacCCAAATTCCAGATTCCAGAGTTTCTGATAACTGCAACACACGGTCATAGGATTGGACTTTGCCGCACGCAAGTAGTAGAGTCCAAATTCCAGAGTACCAGTCGGTATAAAATATACCCGAAAATAGCAAATCATTCGAAAGTGATATTTACAATTAATATAAGCTTGGGGGAGGTAAGTGCAGAGATAGGGGATGAAAGGTGTGGAATGTGGATGCATGATGGTTGGCTCCTTCCATTTCTAGTCCCTTTCATTATATCACTATGACACTATTTATAATCACCaactttgcttcttttttttttccagcctTTTTTGtcgtttatttattttgtcaatTACTAAACTGCTAAAAAGATCaaggaaatataaataaaaaaatattcaataaaattaaggaAGAGTAAATGTTGCTTTGTTTTCTTCCTATGTCTAATCTTGAATCCTTATCACTATACCGCCATCTGTAGAAAATAGTTCAGAATCTTTTGCCTTAAGCGTCTCAACCATTGCCTTGCCGGTCTTAAAATGTTGAGCATTCTTTTGTCATATTACTTTTGCAAATTCTAAGAAGTAACGCTAAAACACTGGTTAAGATCAGAGTCGCGATCAATGTGATTAAGATGTTGCAAAAATTGAAGTCCGTTGTTTAAATACGATATTTTAACTTTAGTTTGTTTTAGACTAAGTTAAATGAGTTATACCTACTGCTTAATGGGCCAACTAACAAATTGGAggttttctaaaaatatataatttcaaaatttgttatactattttaatgttgtcaaaattaactaaaaagctAACGGGAAGTTACAAAGTTAGTTGatagttgaaaattaatttattaaattataagtgttttgtaaaactaattatttaagtagttaaaagtataaaataacaaaaaaaataataaaattatgattttttaaaaagaatattagaaaattaaataaatatattgagaataaaaataaaataaaatataaaaatttaaaaattagaaattagatttaaa
Above is a window of Glycine soja cultivar W05 chromosome 12, ASM419377v2, whole genome shotgun sequence DNA encoding:
- the LOC114378747 gene encoding probable tocopherol O-methyltransferase, chloroplastic, producing MATVVRIPTISCIHIHTFRSQSPRTFARIRVGPRSWAPIRASAASSERGEIVLEQKPKKDDKNKLQKGIAEFYDESSGLWENIWGDHMHHGFYDSDSTVSLSDHRAAQIRMIQESLRFASVSEERSKWPKSIVDVGCGIGGSSRYLAKKFGATSVGITLSPVQAQRANALAAAQGLADKVSFQVADALQQPFSDGQFDLVWSMESGEHMPDKAKFVGELARVAAPGATIIIVTWCHRDLGPDEQSLHPWEQDLLKKICDAYYLPAWCSTSDYVKLLQSLSLQDIKSEDWSRFVAPFWPAVIRSAFTWKGLTSLLSSGQKTIKGALAMPLMIEGYKKDLIKFAIITCRKPE